One Panicum virgatum strain AP13 chromosome 9K, P.virgatum_v5, whole genome shotgun sequence genomic region harbors:
- the LOC120648916 gene encoding ethylene-responsive transcription factor ERF027-like: MEQEQDAPLPLRRVRADTRHPVYRGIRYRGGKWVSEIREPGKSTRIWLGTYPAPEMAAAAYDAAAWALRGAEAALNFPGAAASRPAPASCSSDDIRAAAAAAAAMAGRRPGDGECVASHSYLPQAASTSGSEAANNNASAWEGERRIVDEDDVFQMPRLLEGMAEGLMMSPPRLSPTADGAGALEEPDDHDGGMSLWDHS, translated from the coding sequence atggagcaggagcaggacgcGCCATTGCCGCTGAGGCGCGTGCGCGCGGACACACGCCACCCGGTGTACCGCGGCATCCGGTACCGCGGGGGCAAGTGGGTGTCGGAGATCCGCGAGCCCGGCAAGTCCACGAGGATCTGGCTGGGCACGTACCCGGCCCCcgagatggccgccgccgcgtacgACGCCGCCGCATGGGCGCTGCGGGGCGCCGAGGCCGCGCTCAACTTCCCCGGCGCGGCCGCGTCccgcccggcgccggcgtcgtgcTCCTCCGACGACatccgcgcggcggccgcggcggctgccGCGATGGCCGGTCGTCGTCCTGGAGACGGAGAATGCGTCGCCAGCCATTCCTATCTGCCGCAGGCGGCGAGCACGTCCGGGTCGGAGGCCGCCAATAATAATGCGTCGGCGTGGGAGGGTGAGAGGCGCATTGTGGACGAGGACGACGTGTTCCAGATGCCGCGGCTGCTGGAGGGCATGGCCGAGGGGCTGATGATGAGCCCGCCGAGGCTGAGCCCCACGGCGGACGGAGCCGGGGCGCTGGAGGAGCCGGACGACCACGACGGCGGCATGAGCTTGTGGGATCACTCCTGA
- the LOC120647553 gene encoding protein-ribulosamine 3-kinase, chloroplastic isoform X1: MAANVALLSASSPSTSAAVASSFLSRRPLPRCCAASPRRASSRLSIMAALGDDPIKEWILTEGKATQIKGTRSIGGGCINAAQRYDTDAVPFFVKTNSRIGPEMFEGEALGLKAMYDTKSIRVPLPYKVGSLPTGGSFIIMEFIEFGRSRGDQVTIYQMFLRFNLPVYSLSLFFFLANRKKNHQSALGRKLAEMHKSAKSDKGYGFHVDNTIGSTPQINTWTADWIEFYSKHRLGYQLELASRRYGDSAIYEKGQRLIKNIRPLFDGAVLEPCLLHGDLWSGNISSDTKGDPVILDPACYYGHNEAEFGMSWCAGFGGDFYNAYFQVMPKQPGFEKRRDLYLLYHYLNHYNLFGSGYRSSAMSIIEDYLYLLAA, encoded by the exons ATGGCCGCAAACGTGGCGCTGCTCTCCGCCTCCTCGCCTTCCActtccgccgccgtcgcctcatCGTTCCTCTCCCGCCGTCCTCTACCTCGCTGCTGCGCGGCCTCCCCCCGAAGAGCAAGCTCCCGACTCTCCATCA TGGCGGCGTTGGGCGATGACCCAATCAAGGAATGGATTCTTACAGAAGGGAAGGCCACGCAGATCAAAGGGACCAGGTCCATTGGTGGTGGCTGCATTAACGCCGCTCAGCGCTATGATACTGACGCTGTCCCCTTCTTTGTGAAGACCAATAG CCGCATTGGTCCTGAAATGTTTGAAGGAGAAGCTCTTGGTTTGAAGGCAATGTATGACACAAAGTCGATCCGTGTTCCTTTGCCATACAAG GTTGGATCATTGCCCACTGGTGGTTCTTTTATCATCATGGAGTTCATAGAATTTGGTCGTTCTAGAGGAGACCAGGTAACTATATACCAAATGTTTTTAAGATTTAATTTGCCTGTTtattctctttctctctttttttttctagctaacagaaaaaaaaatcatcagtcAGCTTTGGGAAGGAAGCTTGCTGAAATGCATAAGTCTGCTAAGTCTGATAAGGGATATGGTTTCCATGTTGACAATACTATTGGCAG CACTCCACAAATTAACACTTGGACTGCCGACTGGATTGAGTTTTACTCTAAGCATAGATTGGGCTACCAGTTGGAGTTGGCATCGAGACGATATGGAGATTCAGCCATATACGAAAAAG GTCAGCGATTGATCAAGAATATCCGTCCACTTTTTGATGGCGCTGTTCTTGAGCCCTGCTTGCTTCATGGTGATTTGTGGAGTGGAAACATAAGCTCTGATACTAAAGGAGATCCAGTGATATTGGATCCTGCTTGCTACT ATGGGCACAATGAGGCAGAGTTTGGGATGTCCTGGTGTGCTGGATTCGGTGGGGACTTCTATAATGCCTATTTTCag GTGATGCCTAAACAGCCAGGATTTGAGAAGAGGAGGGACCTCTATCTCCTCTACCATTACCTGAATCACTACAATCTTTTTGGCTCTGGATACCGCTCATCGGCGATGTCCATAATCGAAGACTACTTATATCTGCTTGCTGCTTAG
- the LOC120647553 gene encoding protein-ribulosamine 3-kinase, chloroplastic isoform X2, with protein MAANVALLSASSPSTSAAVASSFLSRRPLPRCCAASPRRASSRLSIMAALGDDPIKEWILTEGKATQIKGTRSIGGGCINAAQRYDTDAVPFFVKTNSRIGPEMFEGEALGLKAMYDTKSIRVPLPYKVGSLPTGGSFIIMEFIEFGRSRGDQSALGRKLAEMHKSAKSDKGYGFHVDNTIGSTPQINTWTADWIEFYSKHRLGYQLELASRRYGDSAIYEKGQRLIKNIRPLFDGAVLEPCLLHGDLWSGNISSDTKGDPVILDPACYYGHNEAEFGMSWCAGFGGDFYNAYFQVMPKQPGFEKRRDLYLLYHYLNHYNLFGSGYRSSAMSIIEDYLYLLAA; from the exons ATGGCCGCAAACGTGGCGCTGCTCTCCGCCTCCTCGCCTTCCActtccgccgccgtcgcctcatCGTTCCTCTCCCGCCGTCCTCTACCTCGCTGCTGCGCGGCCTCCCCCCGAAGAGCAAGCTCCCGACTCTCCATCA TGGCGGCGTTGGGCGATGACCCAATCAAGGAATGGATTCTTACAGAAGGGAAGGCCACGCAGATCAAAGGGACCAGGTCCATTGGTGGTGGCTGCATTAACGCCGCTCAGCGCTATGATACTGACGCTGTCCCCTTCTTTGTGAAGACCAATAG CCGCATTGGTCCTGAAATGTTTGAAGGAGAAGCTCTTGGTTTGAAGGCAATGTATGACACAAAGTCGATCCGTGTTCCTTTGCCATACAAG GTTGGATCATTGCCCACTGGTGGTTCTTTTATCATCATGGAGTTCATAGAATTTGGTCGTTCTAGAGGAGACCAG tcAGCTTTGGGAAGGAAGCTTGCTGAAATGCATAAGTCTGCTAAGTCTGATAAGGGATATGGTTTCCATGTTGACAATACTATTGGCAG CACTCCACAAATTAACACTTGGACTGCCGACTGGATTGAGTTTTACTCTAAGCATAGATTGGGCTACCAGTTGGAGTTGGCATCGAGACGATATGGAGATTCAGCCATATACGAAAAAG GTCAGCGATTGATCAAGAATATCCGTCCACTTTTTGATGGCGCTGTTCTTGAGCCCTGCTTGCTTCATGGTGATTTGTGGAGTGGAAACATAAGCTCTGATACTAAAGGAGATCCAGTGATATTGGATCCTGCTTGCTACT ATGGGCACAATGAGGCAGAGTTTGGGATGTCCTGGTGTGCTGGATTCGGTGGGGACTTCTATAATGCCTATTTTCag GTGATGCCTAAACAGCCAGGATTTGAGAAGAGGAGGGACCTCTATCTCCTCTACCATTACCTGAATCACTACAATCTTTTTGGCTCTGGATACCGCTCATCGGCGATGTCCATAATCGAAGACTACTTATATCTGCTTGCTGCTTAG
- the LOC120647555 gene encoding peroxisomal membrane protein 11-1-like — MGSLDATRAELGLVVLYLNKAEARDKICRAIQYGSKFISNGQPGTAQDVDRSTTLARKVFRLLKWVNDLHALISPPAKGAPLTLVLLGKSKNALLSTFLFLDQIVWLGRTGIIKNKEATDRVARISLYCWMASSACVSLVELGELKRLSKSMRKLARELRHTDKYENEQYQNKMKQSDERLLALVKAAMDVVVAIGLLQLAPKKVTPRVTGALGFVTSLISCYQQLPSRAPVAKVKA; from the exons ATGGGGTCGTTAGATGCCACACGAGCTGAGCTCGGCCTCGTTGTTCTGTACCTGAACAAAGCCGAGGCTAGGGACAAGATCTGCAGGGCGATTCAGTACGGCTCAAAGTTCATAAGCAACGGGCAGCCCGGCACCGCGCAGGATGTCGATAGATCCACCACCTTAGCTCGAAAAGTTTTCCGTCTCCTCAAG TGGGTCAATGATCTTCATGCTCTTATCAGCCCACCTGCTAAAGGGGCTCCTCTCACACTGGTCCTGCTTGGCAAG TCTAAAAATGCACTGCTTTCGACGTTCTTATTCCTGGATCAAATTGTGTGGTTAGGACGAACAGGAATTATCAAG AACAAGGAGGCGACGGACCGGGTTGCCAGGATATCCCTGTACTGTTGGATGGCTTCTTCTGCCTGTGTTAGTCTAGTCGAG CTTGGAGAGCTTAAGAGGCTATCGAAATCAATGAGGAAGCTTGCAAGAGAGCTGAGGCACACTGATAAATACGAG AACGAACAGTACCAGAACAAAATGAAGCAGTCGGATGAGCGGCTGCTGGCCCTGGTGAAGGCGGCCATGGACGTGGTCGTGGCCATCGGGCTTCTTCAGCTGGCACCCAAGAAGGTGACTCCCAGAGTGACGGGAGCTCTCGGATTCGTCACCTCGCTCATCTCCTGCTATCAG CAACTCCCTTCCCGCGCCCCCGTGGCCAAAGTCAAGGCATGA
- the LOC120647551 gene encoding vacuolar protein 8-like isoform X1 has translation MMIAILIAALLVLSVSVVTVGERRRRRRRGGGDGASDGLGQDHGRWCCIGAGVKEMSLRGDPAAAGDETAEELLERVRGMVPPALAAAGAAAGFPGRWKAIAAKLEALPACLSDLSSHPCFAKNALCRELLQSVAATLAEAADLAGRCRGPPPDGKLRTQSAIDALSGKLDLNIRDCALLVRTGVLSDASGPSPPAHADVRELLARLQIGHTEAKNRAVDGLLEALRSDEKSVLSVLGRANVAAMVQLLTAPAPVVREKAATVICQVAESGACDGLLVSEGVLPPLIRLAESGSLVGREKAAITLQRLSAVSPDAARAIVGHGGAGPLIEICQTGDSISQPAAAGALRNLSAVAEVREALADQGIVRIMVNLLDCGTVAGSKEHAAECLQNLTSGGDSLRRAVVSEGGLRSLLLYLDGPLPPEPAAGALRNLVGAVSPDSLVSLGVLPRLAHVLRVGSIGAQQAAAAAICRMSSSAEMKRAVGEHGCVPLLVRLLEAKSKAAREVAAQALASLVSWPPNAREVRRDDKGVPSLVQLLDPSPANTANKYAIACLLTLAAAKRCRKLMISHGAIGYLKKLSDMDVAGARKLLERLERGSLRSLFSRN, from the exons ATGATGATTGCAATCTTGATCGCAGCTCTGCTCGTGCTCTCCGTCTCCGTTGTCACCGTCGgcgagaggcggaggagacggcggcgaggcggcggcgacggcgcgtccGACGGATTAGGCCAAG ATCACGGCCGCTGGTGCTGCATAGGCGCCGGTGTCAAAGAAATGAGCTTGCGGGGcgacccggcggcggccggggacgaGACGGCGGAGGAGCTGCTGGAGCGTGTCCGGGGGATGGTGCcaccggcgctggcggcggcgggggcggcggccgggttcCCGGGCCGGTGGAAGGCGATCGCCGCCAAGCTGGAGGCGCTCCCGGCGTGCCTGTCCGACCTGTCCAGCCACCCTTGCTTCGCCAAGAACGCGCTGTGCCGCGAGCTGCTGCAGTCGGTCGCCGCCACGCTCGCCGAGGCGGCCGACCTCGCGGGGCGGTGCCGGGGCCCGCCGCCGGACGGGAAGCTGCGGACGCAGAGCGCCATCGACGCGCTCTCCGGGAAGCTGGACCTCAACATCCGGGACTGCGCGCTGCTCGTCAGGACCGGCGTGCTGTCCGACGCCTCcggcccgtcgccgccggcgcacgcgGACGTCCGGGAGCTGCTCGCGAGGCTGCAGATCGGGCACACCGAGGCCAAGAACCGGGCCGTGGACGGGCTCCTCGAGGCGCTGCGCAGCGACGAGAAGAGCGTGCTCTCCGTGCTCGGCCGCGCCAACGTCGCCGCGATGGTGCAGCTGCTCACGGCGCCGGCTCCCGTGGTCCGGGAGAAGGCCGCCACGGTGATATGCCAGGTCGCGGAGTCGGGCGCCTGCGACGGGCTGCTCGTGTCGGAGGGCGTCCTGCCGCCGCTCATCAGGCTGGCCGAGTCCGGCAGCCTCGTCGGCCGCGAGAAGGCCGCGATCACGCTGCAGCGCCTGTCCGCCGTGTCCCCTGACGCTGCGCGCGCGATcgtcggccacggcggcgccggcccgcTCATCGAGATCTGCCAGACGGGGGACTCCATCTCGcagcccgccgcggccggcgcgctcAGGAACCtctcggcggtggcggaggtgcggGAGGCCTTGGCTGACCAGGGAATCGTCCGCATCATGGTGAACCTGCTGGACTGCGGCACCGTGGCCGGCTCCAAGGAGCACGCCGCCGAGTGCCTGCAGAACCTGACGTCGGGCGGCGACAGCTTGCGGCGCGCCGTGGTGTCCGAGGGCGGGCTGCGCAGCCTGCTGCTCTACCTGGATGgcccgctgccgccggagcCCGCGGCGGGCGCGCTCCGGAACCTCGTGGGCGCCGTGTCGCCCGACAGCCTGGTGTCGCTGGGCGTGCTGCCCCGGCTGGCCCACGTGCTGAGGGTCGGGTCGATCGGcgcgcagcaggcggcggcggcggcgatctgcCGGATGTCGAGCTCCGCGGAGATGAAGCGCGCGGTCGGCGAGCACGGGTGCGTGCCGCTGCTGGTGCGGCTGCTGGAGGCCAAGTcgaaggcggcgcgggaggtggcggcgcaggcgctggCGAGCCTGGTGAGCTGGCCACCCAACGCCCGGGAGGTGAGGAGGGACGACAAGGGCGTGCCGAGCCTGGTGCAGCTGCTGGACCCGAGCCCGGCGAACACGGCCAACAAGTACGCCATCGCGTGCCTGCTGACGCTGGCGGCGGCCAAGCGGTGCAGGAAGCTGATGATCTCACACGGCGCCATCGGGTACCTCAAGAAGCTCTCCGACAtggacgtcgccggcgccaGGAAGCTGCTCGAGAGGCTGGAGCGCGGCAGCCTGCGCAGCCTCTTCAGTAGGAACTAG
- the LOC120647551 gene encoding U-box domain-containing protein 4-like isoform X2, which translates to MSLRGDPAAAGDETAEELLERVRGMVPPALAAAGAAAGFPGRWKAIAAKLEALPACLSDLSSHPCFAKNALCRELLQSVAATLAEAADLAGRCRGPPPDGKLRTQSAIDALSGKLDLNIRDCALLVRTGVLSDASGPSPPAHADVRELLARLQIGHTEAKNRAVDGLLEALRSDEKSVLSVLGRANVAAMVQLLTAPAPVVREKAATVICQVAESGACDGLLVSEGVLPPLIRLAESGSLVGREKAAITLQRLSAVSPDAARAIVGHGGAGPLIEICQTGDSISQPAAAGALRNLSAVAEVREALADQGIVRIMVNLLDCGTVAGSKEHAAECLQNLTSGGDSLRRAVVSEGGLRSLLLYLDGPLPPEPAAGALRNLVGAVSPDSLVSLGVLPRLAHVLRVGSIGAQQAAAAAICRMSSSAEMKRAVGEHGCVPLLVRLLEAKSKAAREVAAQALASLVSWPPNAREVRRDDKGVPSLVQLLDPSPANTANKYAIACLLTLAAAKRCRKLMISHGAIGYLKKLSDMDVAGARKLLERLERGSLRSLFSRN; encoded by the coding sequence ATGAGCTTGCGGGGcgacccggcggcggccggggacgaGACGGCGGAGGAGCTGCTGGAGCGTGTCCGGGGGATGGTGCcaccggcgctggcggcggcgggggcggcggccgggttcCCGGGCCGGTGGAAGGCGATCGCCGCCAAGCTGGAGGCGCTCCCGGCGTGCCTGTCCGACCTGTCCAGCCACCCTTGCTTCGCCAAGAACGCGCTGTGCCGCGAGCTGCTGCAGTCGGTCGCCGCCACGCTCGCCGAGGCGGCCGACCTCGCGGGGCGGTGCCGGGGCCCGCCGCCGGACGGGAAGCTGCGGACGCAGAGCGCCATCGACGCGCTCTCCGGGAAGCTGGACCTCAACATCCGGGACTGCGCGCTGCTCGTCAGGACCGGCGTGCTGTCCGACGCCTCcggcccgtcgccgccggcgcacgcgGACGTCCGGGAGCTGCTCGCGAGGCTGCAGATCGGGCACACCGAGGCCAAGAACCGGGCCGTGGACGGGCTCCTCGAGGCGCTGCGCAGCGACGAGAAGAGCGTGCTCTCCGTGCTCGGCCGCGCCAACGTCGCCGCGATGGTGCAGCTGCTCACGGCGCCGGCTCCCGTGGTCCGGGAGAAGGCCGCCACGGTGATATGCCAGGTCGCGGAGTCGGGCGCCTGCGACGGGCTGCTCGTGTCGGAGGGCGTCCTGCCGCCGCTCATCAGGCTGGCCGAGTCCGGCAGCCTCGTCGGCCGCGAGAAGGCCGCGATCACGCTGCAGCGCCTGTCCGCCGTGTCCCCTGACGCTGCGCGCGCGATcgtcggccacggcggcgccggcccgcTCATCGAGATCTGCCAGACGGGGGACTCCATCTCGcagcccgccgcggccggcgcgctcAGGAACCtctcggcggtggcggaggtgcggGAGGCCTTGGCTGACCAGGGAATCGTCCGCATCATGGTGAACCTGCTGGACTGCGGCACCGTGGCCGGCTCCAAGGAGCACGCCGCCGAGTGCCTGCAGAACCTGACGTCGGGCGGCGACAGCTTGCGGCGCGCCGTGGTGTCCGAGGGCGGGCTGCGCAGCCTGCTGCTCTACCTGGATGgcccgctgccgccggagcCCGCGGCGGGCGCGCTCCGGAACCTCGTGGGCGCCGTGTCGCCCGACAGCCTGGTGTCGCTGGGCGTGCTGCCCCGGCTGGCCCACGTGCTGAGGGTCGGGTCGATCGGcgcgcagcaggcggcggcggcggcgatctgcCGGATGTCGAGCTCCGCGGAGATGAAGCGCGCGGTCGGCGAGCACGGGTGCGTGCCGCTGCTGGTGCGGCTGCTGGAGGCCAAGTcgaaggcggcgcgggaggtggcggcgcaggcgctggCGAGCCTGGTGAGCTGGCCACCCAACGCCCGGGAGGTGAGGAGGGACGACAAGGGCGTGCCGAGCCTGGTGCAGCTGCTGGACCCGAGCCCGGCGAACACGGCCAACAAGTACGCCATCGCGTGCCTGCTGACGCTGGCGGCGGCCAAGCGGTGCAGGAAGCTGATGATCTCACACGGCGCCATCGGGTACCTCAAGAAGCTCTCCGACAtggacgtcgccggcgccaGGAAGCTGCTCGAGAGGCTGGAGCGCGGCAGCCTGCGCAGCCTCTTCAGTAGGAACTAG